From one Pseudomonas sp. S35 genomic stretch:
- the zorB1 gene encoding type I Zorya anti-phage system protein ZorB1, which yields MFGKQMPSVARAKDDAEKPFWISFADLMTAMMILFLVVMVAALSSVTQRISQSEQGEKQRSRDISQLCEHLQLKAKHSNATIVVDCKDNRISFGEAGRFGHNQYSLSDEGQSALQGVVPLILDAADSEEGRKWFKQVVIEGFTDTVGSYLYNLHLSLQRSEWVMCSLLDSRSPLQIGLSAERQQQIRSMFLAGGVSFNNAKDTNEASRRVELRMQFYGLKEKEENLKPEVPVFTSTVSEKCQLAMTR from the coding sequence ATGTTTGGTAAGCAGATGCCTTCGGTGGCTCGCGCTAAGGATGATGCGGAGAAACCGTTCTGGATCTCTTTTGCAGACTTGATGACCGCCATGATGATCCTGTTTCTCGTCGTGATGGTTGCAGCTTTGAGCTCGGTCACCCAGAGGATCAGTCAGTCAGAGCAGGGCGAAAAACAGCGCAGTCGCGACATTAGCCAGCTCTGCGAGCATTTGCAGCTCAAGGCTAAGCATTCTAATGCAACCATCGTCGTCGACTGCAAAGACAATCGGATCAGTTTCGGTGAGGCGGGACGTTTTGGGCATAACCAGTATTCTTTGAGCGACGAGGGTCAAAGTGCCCTTCAGGGCGTAGTGCCACTCATTCTTGATGCTGCCGATAGCGAAGAAGGGCGGAAGTGGTTCAAGCAGGTTGTTATCGAGGGGTTTACTGATACCGTCGGCTCGTATTTATATAACCTGCACCTGTCCTTACAACGGTCCGAGTGGGTGATGTGTAGCCTGCTTGATAGTCGCAGCCCTTTGCAAATCGGCCTTTCAGCTGAAAGACAACAGCAGATCAGATCGATGTTCCTGGCGGGTGGTGTTTCTTTCAACAACGCAAAGGACACCAACGAGGCAAGCCGCCGAGTTGAACTGAGAATGCAGTTCTACGGTTTGAAGGAGAAAGAGGAAAACCTCAAACCAGAAGTTCCAGTATTCACCAGCACAGTGTCCGAGAAATGCCAGTTGGCGATGACGCGATGA
- a CDS encoding acyltransferase translates to MQLQNFLPLVILIFFVSLSFLFFRSSSDDQVQNQERDLYLDGVRGLAAIAVVATHFWRLAAQGINYTFDFALRENYGSLAVQVFFCITGLLFFGQMYSKSGAFDWSKFYTSRFRRIVPAYIAYFLLNVTVICMVGDWSAFKTTQIYHLLDMAFFGLKGNGNDFYAFGIEIDRFFSVIWTLAYEVKFYLAFPLIVWASFTKHGDKLALPFGAVLVAYELIVTGTTFAGYFLIGALSAKHLRHLHFNKKIRLGFSALSVIALYLSLAYDYSPYGWERYLITAALFSSIVVARPKLMTLRPFTALGDMSYSVYLVHAPLLMLSGFALKHLIARAPASDAQFALITFCATALVFFISHLSYRYVELPFLRKSPSSKATLAGQVKSF, encoded by the coding sequence ATGCAGCTCCAGAATTTTTTACCGCTAGTCATCTTGATATTTTTTGTATCTCTTTCATTTTTGTTCTTTCGTTCAAGCTCCGATGACCAGGTGCAAAATCAAGAAAGGGATCTTTATCTTGATGGCGTCAGAGGTCTTGCGGCAATCGCGGTGGTTGCAACTCACTTTTGGAGACTGGCCGCTCAAGGAATAAATTACACATTCGACTTTGCTCTGCGAGAAAACTACGGATCGCTGGCGGTTCAGGTTTTTTTCTGCATAACAGGCTTGCTGTTTTTCGGGCAAATGTATTCAAAATCAGGAGCATTCGACTGGTCAAAATTTTACACTTCCCGATTCCGTCGAATAGTGCCGGCATACATAGCGTACTTCCTACTAAACGTCACTGTGATATGCATGGTCGGCGATTGGTCTGCTTTCAAGACAACACAGATTTATCATCTACTTGATATGGCATTTTTTGGACTGAAAGGCAACGGCAATGATTTTTATGCCTTCGGTATAGAGATAGATCGATTCTTCTCGGTTATCTGGACACTTGCGTATGAAGTCAAGTTCTACCTCGCCTTCCCGCTCATAGTATGGGCATCGTTTACCAAGCACGGTGATAAGCTCGCACTGCCATTTGGTGCGGTGCTCGTGGCCTATGAGCTGATCGTGACTGGAACAACTTTTGCCGGGTATTTCCTCATAGGCGCGCTATCGGCGAAGCACCTTCGCCATCTTCATTTCAATAAAAAAATCCGACTAGGATTTTCGGCGCTATCAGTTATCGCTTTGTATCTTTCTTTGGCATACGACTACAGCCCTTATGGCTGGGAGCGGTACCTGATAACAGCCGCCCTGTTTTCCTCCATCGTGGTAGCACGACCCAAGCTGATGACTCTTCGCCCATTCACCGCTCTCGGCGATATGAGTTACAGCGTCTACCTAGTGCACGCCCCCCTTTTGATGCTGTCTGGCTTTGCACTCAAACATTTGATCGCGAGAGCCCCCGCGTCAGACGCGCAATTTGCTCTCATAACTTTTTGCGCAACAGCCCTTGTTTTTTTCATATCACACCTGAGTTATAGGTACGTCGAGTTACCATTTCTTCGTAAATCACCTTCCAGTAAAGCAACGCTGGCTGGACAGGTTAAGTCATTCTAG
- the zorA1 gene encoding type I Zorya anti-phage system protein ZorA1: MDFSTLLKLWGDASTAQLIAPRVVMVAVAVLCLWYIGRYFIPSFVLSRRLKSLTSSIATIKAKSPDQLQAELSKVFNATKLKHLWKEYSETLHNQFEYHEGEDRLVRSRATTVAANFFTGQSVVDTPLATEFFKHLPGILTGVGIVGTFFGLMLGLQHFDPSTPELVNSSVDKLLKDVLFAFIGSFLSIMASIIVTVSEKWRLGRCYKHLESLNEAIDSLFDSGVGEEYLAALVRSSAENSVQTRQLKDSLVTDLREMLQNLVDTQVRESLKLADTLSTTYRDSGQLLADQVSSAIENSLKSPLEAIAGAVQAASGDQSGQVQNLLQDVLVAFMNKLEGTFGQQFNGLNEMMGQSVAAMQSMQQGFSSLIQDMRSASENSNQSSSAMIAQLLADMQTGQSAMQAGMNEMLANLQSSIARIGTEGEDAGARMAQQLEKMFADSEARQLAMAESLQSFVESIQKNMGQGQQETMAKIAGSVEVLGEQLSTVFKKLESGREQMDQSTRVAQAELHHGTRALVGGLDEQVKTLLQSVAEQNKASRDNVKALSAQTEQHLQSMQLGADKMRAAAERFENAGLSVSKASESTASLLGTVQGAGAELAQASRELNSIVADYRNNRESLSKTLTVIEGVVASAQVEASGRAQYLQDLKQQSERMQSLNREVHEYLENISGVLGDGFKEFGDGMDRVLRQTLGSLDTELDKAVKSLAGGVDGVKESIEDFGDIMERIKQ; this comes from the coding sequence GTGGACTTTTCGACATTATTGAAATTGTGGGGCGACGCCAGCACTGCTCAGCTAATAGCTCCGCGTGTAGTCATGGTGGCCGTGGCGGTCTTGTGTCTTTGGTACATCGGAAGATATTTCATCCCATCGTTCGTGTTGAGCAGAAGGCTCAAGTCGCTTACGAGTAGCATTGCTACTATCAAGGCAAAGTCGCCTGATCAGCTTCAAGCAGAGCTGTCGAAAGTATTCAATGCGACAAAACTGAAGCATCTTTGGAAAGAGTATTCAGAGACCCTTCACAATCAGTTCGAATATCACGAAGGCGAGGATCGCCTGGTGCGCTCCCGTGCGACTACTGTCGCGGCGAACTTTTTTACCGGTCAGAGTGTTGTCGATACACCGCTGGCTACTGAATTTTTCAAGCACCTGCCAGGCATCCTGACGGGGGTTGGCATTGTTGGAACCTTCTTCGGCTTGATGCTAGGGTTGCAGCACTTCGATCCAAGCACGCCGGAGCTGGTCAACTCAAGCGTGGACAAGCTCCTGAAGGATGTACTCTTTGCCTTCATCGGTTCATTTCTCTCCATCATGGCGTCGATCATCGTCACTGTCTCGGAAAAGTGGCGATTAGGGCGCTGTTACAAGCACCTTGAATCGCTGAATGAGGCAATCGATAGCCTATTCGACAGCGGAGTTGGCGAGGAATATCTTGCTGCGCTTGTAAGGTCCAGTGCTGAAAACTCGGTCCAGACTCGCCAACTGAAAGACAGCCTCGTCACGGATCTTCGGGAAATGCTGCAAAACCTCGTCGATACACAGGTCCGCGAAAGCCTCAAGTTGGCAGACACATTGTCTACGACCTATCGTGACTCCGGGCAGCTGTTGGCGGATCAGGTCAGCAGTGCCATTGAAAACAGCTTGAAGTCGCCATTGGAAGCGATTGCCGGGGCTGTACAGGCTGCCAGCGGCGATCAATCCGGCCAAGTGCAGAATCTGCTTCAGGATGTTCTGGTGGCATTCATGAACAAGCTGGAAGGCACCTTCGGCCAGCAATTCAACGGCCTGAATGAAATGATGGGCCAGTCTGTCGCTGCCATGCAGTCAATGCAGCAAGGATTCTCCAGCCTCATTCAAGACATGCGCTCGGCCAGCGAAAACTCGAATCAGAGCAGCTCGGCAATGATTGCACAGCTGCTTGCCGACATGCAGACCGGCCAAAGTGCCATGCAGGCTGGCATGAACGAGATGCTGGCAAATCTGCAGTCATCCATTGCCCGCATCGGCACTGAGGGCGAAGACGCTGGCGCGCGCATGGCACAGCAGTTAGAAAAAATGTTCGCCGACAGCGAGGCGCGGCAGCTGGCGATGGCCGAGAGTCTTCAGTCGTTTGTCGAGTCAATCCAAAAAAACATGGGCCAAGGTCAACAAGAAACCATGGCCAAGATTGCAGGCTCTGTAGAAGTGCTCGGCGAGCAGCTTTCTACTGTTTTCAAAAAACTGGAAAGTGGGCGCGAGCAAATGGATCAGTCCACTCGCGTTGCACAGGCAGAACTTCATCACGGCACTCGCGCGCTGGTGGGGGGGCTGGACGAGCAGGTCAAAACGCTGCTGCAGTCTGTCGCGGAACAAAATAAAGCCTCGCGAGACAACGTCAAAGCATTAAGCGCGCAAACCGAACAGCATCTGCAAAGCATGCAACTTGGTGCAGACAAAATGAGAGCCGCAGCTGAGCGCTTTGAAAATGCTGGATTGAGTGTATCGAAGGCCAGTGAATCGACGGCTAGTTTGCTGGGCACTGTTCAGGGGGCTGGTGCCGAGCTTGCTCAGGCCTCACGAGAATTGAACAGCATCGTCGCGGACTATCGCAACAACCGTGAATCGTTGAGCAAAACACTAACCGTTATCGAAGGGGTGGTAGCCAGCGCGCAAGTTGAGGCCAGCGGACGTGCTCAATATCTTCAGGATCTGAAGCAACAATCGGAACGCATGCAGTCGCTCAATCGCGAGGTTCATGAGTACCTGGAAAACATCAGCGGCGTTTTGGGCGATGGTTTCAAAGAGTTTGGCGACGGCATGGACAGGGTACTCCGGCAGACGTTGGGTAGTCTGGATACGGAGCTGGATAAAGCTGTTAAAAGTCTGGCTGGTGGCGTCGATGGAGTGAAGGAAAGCATTGAAGACTTCGGCGACATCATGGAACGAATCAAGCAGTAA